A section of the Ovis canadensis isolate MfBH-ARS-UI-01 breed Bighorn chromosome 1, ARS-UI_OviCan_v2, whole genome shotgun sequence genome encodes:
- the ITLN2 gene encoding intelectin-2 encodes MQGTGVRFYLLLFLSVATRGPRAAGTLSVDKFRKEETCDPYLSFLPRSCKEIKERCRKAGDGLYQLRTENGVVYQTFCDMTSGGGGWTLVASVHENNMRGKCTVGDRWSSQQGNRADYPEGDGNWANYNTFGSAEAATSDDYKNPGYYDIQARDLGIWHMPNKSPLKHWRKSSLLRYHTSTGFFRRLGHNLFGLYQKYPVKYGAGKCWTDNGPAIPVDYDFGNAKKTASYYSPDSQREFVAGFVQFRVFNNERGANALCAGVRVTGCNTEHHCIGGGGFFPERNPSQCGDFSAFDWDGYGTHRGSSSSREITEAAVLLFYR; translated from the exons GGGACAGGAGTCAGGTTTTACCTCCTGCTGTTCCTCTCTGTGGCCACCAGAGGGCCGCGTGCAG CAGGGACGCTTTCTGTTGACAAGTTCCGGAAGGAGGAAACCTGTGATCCTTACCtgtctttccttccaagaagctgcaaggaaatcaaagaaaGATGCCGTAAAGCAGGTG ATGGCCTGTATCAACTCCGCACTGAGAATGGTGTCGTCTACCAGACCTTCTGTGACATGACCTCTGGGGGTGGCGGCTGGACCCTGGTGGCCAGCGTCCATGAGAACAACATGCGTGGGAAATGCACGGTGGGCGATCGCTGGTCCAGTCAGCAGGGCAACAGGGCTGACTACCCAGAGGGGGACGGCAACTGGGCCAATTACAACACATTTGGGTCTGCAGAGGCCGCCACCAGTGATGACTACAAG AACCCTGGCTACTACGACATTCAAGCTCGGGACCTGGGCATCTGGCACATGCCCAACAAGTCCCCCCTGAAGCACTGGAGGAAGAGCTCCCTGCTGAGGTACCACACCAGCACGGGCTTCTTCCGGAGACTGGGGCATAATCTGTTTGGACTCTACCAG AAATACCCAGTGAAATACGGAGCAGGGAAGTGCTGGACTGACAATGGCCCAGCCATTCCTGTTGACTATGACTTTGGTAATGCTAAGAAAACTGCATCTTATTACTCACCGGATAGTCAGC GAGAATTTGTTGCAGGATTTGTCCAGTTCAGGGTGTTTAATAATGAGAGAGGAGCAAATGCCCTGTGTGCTGGCGTGAGAGTCACTGGCTGCAACACTGAGCAC CACTGCATCGGTGGAGGAGGATTCTTCCCAGAGCGCAATCCCTCGCAGTGTGGGGATTTCTCTGCCTTTGACTGGGATGGATACGGAACTCACCGGGGTTCCAGCTCCAGCCGGGAGATCACTGAGGCAGCTGTGCTCCTGTTCTACCGCTGA